A region from the Volucribacter amazonae genome encodes:
- the cydB gene encoding cytochrome d ubiquinol oxidase subunit II: protein MIDYEILRFIWWVLVGVLLLGFAVTDGFDMGVLNLLPFAGKKEVERRIMINSIAPHWDGNQVWLLTAGGAMFAAWPTVYAASFSGFYIAMILVLAALFFRPVGFEYRAKIDNPLWRKAWDWGLFIGGFVPSLVFGVAFGNLLQGVPFEFNELLQVKYTGSFFALLNPFALLCGLVSAAMLTTHGAAWLQMKTKAELHDRARAITQVGALVTLITFALAGVWLFFKDGFVVTSVIDTNGPSSILNKEVVIETGAWFNNYKAAPVLWIFPVLVAVGALLNIWASKADRSGFAFFFSALTMLGVIFTAGVAMFPFVMPSITHPSMSLLMWDATSSKLTLTLMLGFALVFVVILLSYTIWAYYKMFGRLDKEFIEENKHSLY from the coding sequence ATGATTGACTACGAAATTTTACGTTTTATTTGGTGGGTGCTTGTTGGTGTGTTGTTACTTGGTTTTGCCGTAACAGACGGATTTGACATGGGCGTATTAAACTTATTACCATTTGCAGGTAAAAAAGAAGTAGAAAGACGCATTATGATCAACTCAATCGCCCCACATTGGGACGGTAACCAAGTATGGTTACTGACAGCAGGTGGTGCAATGTTTGCCGCTTGGCCAACTGTGTATGCTGCATCATTCTCTGGTTTTTATATTGCCATGATTTTAGTGTTAGCGGCGTTATTCTTTCGCCCAGTAGGGTTTGAATATCGTGCTAAAATTGATAATCCATTATGGCGTAAGGCTTGGGATTGGGGCTTATTTATCGGTGGTTTTGTGCCTTCATTAGTCTTTGGTGTGGCATTTGGTAATTTATTACAAGGTGTACCTTTTGAATTTAATGAATTGTTACAAGTGAAATACACTGGTAGTTTCTTTGCCTTATTAAATCCATTCGCTTTATTATGTGGTTTGGTTAGTGCCGCGATGTTGACAACCCATGGTGCTGCTTGGTTACAAATGAAAACCAAAGCGGAATTACACGATAGAGCAAGAGCGATCACGCAAGTGGGGGCTTTAGTAACCTTAATTACTTTTGCTTTAGCAGGGGTATGGTTATTCTTCAAAGATGGTTTTGTGGTAACCAGTGTGATTGATACCAATGGACCTTCAAGTATTTTAAACAAAGAGGTAGTGATCGAAACAGGTGCTTGGTTTAATAACTATAAAGCTGCGCCAGTATTGTGGATCTTCCCTGTTTTAGTGGCAGTTGGTGCGTTATTGAATATCTGGGCATCTAAAGCAGATCGTTCTGGTTTTGCTTTCTTCTTCTCTGCATTAACCATGTTAGGGGTAATTTTCACTGCGGGAGTAGCGATGTTCCCATTTGTGATGCCGTCAATTACCCACCCAAGTATGAGTTTATTGATGTGGGATGCGACTTCAAGTAAATTAACGCTAACCTTAATGTTAGGTTTTGCTTTAGTTTTTGTGGTCATTCTCTTGTCTTATACTATTTGGGCATACTACAAAATGTTTGGACGTCTTGATAAAGAGTTCATTGAAGAAAATAAACATTCATTATACTAA
- a CDS encoding CydX/CbdX family cytochrome bd oxidase small subunit, producing the protein MFYVIWVLGVLLAIMLSVVINLSIEKTGRFDEHDND; encoded by the coding sequence ATGTTTTATGTGATTTGGGTATTGGGTGTTTTACTTGCGATTATGTTATCTGTTGTGATCAATCTCAGTATTGAAAAAACAGGTCGCTTTGATGAGCATGACAATGATTAA
- the ybgE gene encoding cyd operon protein YbgE — protein sequence MINFLYQLTNKGSWRTLSFLLAIALTLCFFFNIQQFASQLRTVNPIIVLVILWSVVINWIHGIGFEICLALWRVVFLPIIGLIVGTLALVYGLF from the coding sequence ATGATTAATTTTCTTTATCAATTAACGAATAAGGGTTCATGGCGAACCCTTTCTTTTCTATTAGCCATCGCTTTAACGCTTTGTTTCTTTTTTAATATCCAGCAGTTTGCCAGTCAATTACGCACAGTAAACCCCATCATCGTGTTAGTGATTTTATGGTCAGTGGTCATAAATTGGATTCATGGTATTGGTTTTGAAATTTGTTTAGCCTTATGGCGAGTGGTTTTTTTACCAATAATAGGGTTAATTGTTGGAACTCTGGCTTTAGTTTATGGTCTATTTTGA
- the ybgC gene encoding tol-pal system-associated acyl-CoA thioesterase: MFEFPLRIYYEDTDAGGVVYHARYLHFFERARTEYLRALGFTQQPLLAEQKQAFVVRKMEIDFYFPAKLDEQLKVQTKIVAVKGSSILFEQQLLRDQVKLCAATSKIAYVDLIKMKPIAIPMEIKAKLIQYL, from the coding sequence ATGTTTGAATTTCCTCTACGTATTTATTATGAAGATACTGATGCTGGTGGCGTGGTGTATCACGCTCGCTATTTGCACTTTTTTGAGCGAGCAAGAACCGAATATTTAAGGGCGTTGGGGTTTACACAACAGCCCTTATTGGCGGAACAAAAACAGGCATTTGTCGTACGCAAAATGGAAATTGACTTTTATTTTCCAGCAAAGTTAGATGAACAACTTAAGGTTCAGACTAAAATTGTTGCGGTAAAGGGAAGTAGTATATTGTTTGAACAACAACTGTTGCGTGATCAAGTGAAACTTTGTGCCGCAACCAGTAAAATAGCTTATGTTGATTTAATCAAAATGAAGCCAATCGCCATACCCATGGAAATTAAGGCAAAATTAATTCAATATCTTTAG
- the tolQ gene encoding protein TolQ: MATELNFLELFLAASIVVQIVIVILILFSVISWAIIIQRGRILSKALKESQQFEDRFWSGEDLNRLYDGLSNRREVLTGSEQIFYVGFKEFSRLKQANTQNPEAIIQGSSRAMNLAMNREIENVESNIPFLATVASISPYIGLFGTVWGIMHAFMALSGAKQATLQMVAPGIAEALIATAIGLFAAIPAVMAYNRLSLRVNKLEQHYENFIDEFTTILHRQVFTTRQHSEK, translated from the coding sequence ATGGCGACAGAGTTAAATTTTTTAGAATTATTTTTGGCAGCAAGTATTGTTGTACAAATTGTTATTGTTATTTTAATTCTTTTCTCGGTAATTTCTTGGGCGATTATTATTCAGCGTGGGCGTATTTTAAGTAAAGCCCTAAAAGAATCACAGCAGTTTGAAGATCGTTTCTGGTCAGGGGAAGACCTCAATCGTTTATATGACGGCTTATCTAATCGCCGTGAAGTTTTAACAGGTAGTGAACAAATATTCTATGTAGGATTCAAAGAGTTTTCTCGCTTAAAACAAGCCAATACACAAAACCCAGAAGCCATTATTCAAGGGAGTTCAAGAGCAATGAATTTAGCCATGAACCGAGAAATAGAAAATGTGGAAAGCAATATTCCGTTTCTTGCTACGGTGGCTTCTATTAGTCCTTACATTGGTTTATTTGGAACAGTTTGGGGAATTATGCACGCCTTTATGGCATTAAGTGGTGCAAAACAAGCTACTTTACAAATGGTCGCTCCCGGGATTGCTGAAGCACTTATTGCTACGGCGATAGGCTTATTTGCCGCAATTCCTGCGGTAATGGCATATAATCGTTTAAGTTTACGAGTGAATAAACTTGAACAACATTATGAAAACTTTATTGATGAGTTTACCACTATCTTGCATCGTCAAGTGTTTACGACTCGTCAACATTCAGAAAAATAA
- the tolR gene encoding colicin uptake protein TolR, translating to MSQRRQRREIKSEINIVPFLDVLLVLLLIFMATAPVISQSVEVELPDSVDSKTVSNEDKTPVILEVAGAGQYTLLIGGERNENLTEENVVQMAKEVFDKDNGTTFLVGGAKDIAYEEVIKAINLFHLAGIKQVGLMTNPI from the coding sequence ATGTCGCAACGTCGTCAGCGTCGAGAGATAAAATCTGAAATTAATATTGTTCCTTTTCTTGATGTATTATTGGTTTTATTACTTATTTTTATGGCAACAGCGCCCGTTATCAGCCAAAGTGTTGAAGTTGAATTACCTGATTCAGTGGACAGTAAAACAGTGTCTAATGAAGATAAAACACCTGTTATTTTAGAGGTTGCAGGTGCGGGGCAATATACGTTATTGATTGGCGGAGAACGTAACGAAAATTTAACTGAAGAAAATGTGGTGCAAATGGCAAAAGAAGTCTTTGACAAAGATAACGGTACTACATTCCTAGTAGGCGGGGCAAAAGATATTGCTTATGAAGAAGTGATTAAAGCAATTAATTTATTTCACTTAGCAGGAATAAAACAAGTAGGTTTAATGACTAACCCCATTTAA
- the tolA gene encoding cell envelope integrity protein TolA, whose amino-acid sequence MQSKQQNKFKSAVFISVILHLVLFGLLILGSLATKVAIMGGGEGDDEVIGAVMVDTGSAAQEWGRIQQQKKGQQQQAMTENVVDITQEQKQQALEQQRLQEQQKAEQQRLAEQRLQQQKVELQKQQERERQQQLAEQQRIQQEKAQQEKLQQQQLAEQARLKAEAEAKAKAQAEAKAKADAEAKAKAQAEEKAKAEAEAKAKAQAEAKAKAEAEAKAKAQAEAKAKAEAEAKAKAQAEAKAKAQAEAKAKAQAQRKAQQAALDDFLTGGEIGGGSANVGGSSNRQGSSGSGAGLGSGNGGKTGDQYAGVIKREIQRRFLKDPSFAGKVCSIRLYLERDGTISNYQRISGPDDICAAAMSAVARMKKVPAAPSDEIYSRYKSPIIDFDLK is encoded by the coding sequence GTGCAAAGTAAGCAACAAAATAAATTTAAAAGTGCGGTGTTTATTTCCGTTATTTTGCATCTTGTGTTGTTTGGATTGCTGATTTTAGGCTCATTAGCAACTAAAGTCGCCATAATGGGCGGTGGTGAAGGTGATGATGAAGTAATAGGGGCTGTTATGGTGGATACTGGTTCAGCGGCACAAGAATGGGGACGAATCCAGCAACAAAAAAAAGGTCAACAGCAACAAGCTATGACCGAAAATGTGGTGGATATTACTCAAGAACAAAAGCAACAAGCACTTGAACAACAACGTTTGCAAGAACAACAAAAAGCAGAGCAACAACGTTTAGCAGAGCAACGCTTGCAACAACAAAAAGTGGAATTGCAAAAACAGCAAGAGCGAGAACGTCAACAACAATTAGCAGAACAACAAAGAATACAACAAGAAAAAGCTCAGCAAGAAAAATTACAACAGCAACAATTAGCTGAACAGGCAAGGTTAAAAGCGGAGGCTGAAGCAAAAGCTAAGGCACAAGCAGAAGCTAAAGCTAAAGCGGATGCCGAGGCGAAAGCAAAAGCCCAAGCAGAGGAAAAAGCTAAAGCGGAGGCTGAGGCGAAAGCTAAGGCACAAGCAGAGGCAAAAGCCAAAGCGGAGGCTGAGGCGAAAGCAAAAGCTCAGGCAGAGGCGAAAGCCAAAGCGGAGGCTGAGGCGAAAGCGAAAGCCCAAGCAGAGGCGAAAGCAAAAGCTCAGGCAGAGGCAAAAGCTAAAGCACAAGCACAGCGTAAAGCACAACAAGCTGCTTTAGATGATTTCTTAACTGGGGGCGAAATTGGTGGTGGTAGTGCTAATGTGGGGGGTAGTAGCAATCGACAAGGTTCTTCTGGTTCTGGAGCAGGTTTAGGCAGTGGTAATGGTGGTAAAACAGGGGATCAATATGCTGGTGTGATTAAACGCGAGATCCAGCGTAGATTTCTAAAAGATCCAAGTTTTGCCGGAAAAGTATGCAGTATCAGGTTGTATTTAGAACGTGATGGCACAATTAGCAATTATCAGCGAATTTCTGGTCCAGATGATATTTGTGCTGCAGCAATGAGTGCGGTGGCGAGAATGAAGAAAGTGCCAGCTGCACCTTCTGATGAGATTTATAGCCGTTATAAATCGCCGATTATTGATTTTGATCTTAAATAA
- the tolB gene encoding Tol-Pal system beta propeller repeat protein TolB, translating into MKLLIKVWSFFILLMFTISSIARAEVRIVIDEGVDSARPIAVVPFKWNGPGNAPANIAEIISADLRNSGKFNPLAVSRMPQLPTSAAEVNPEAWSALGIDAIVVGQISPAGEGFNIAYQLIDTIGATGTAGAILSQNQYTVSQKWLRYGAHTISDDVFEKLTGIKGAFRTRIAYIVQKNSGAQPYELRVADYDGFNQFVVNRSAQPLMSPAWSPDGKRLAYTTFENKKSQLVIQDLNSGSRKVVASFPRHNGSPAFSPDGTRLAFASSKDGVLNLYVMDLASGQISQLTSGAGNNTEPSWSPDSQTIVFTSDRSGSPQVYQMSAAGGNASLLSSGGRSFSGKIADDGKTLIMISGDNIVKKDLNTGVTEVLSSTFLDESPSFSPNGIMVIYSSTQGLGKVLQLVSADGRFKARLPGNDGQVKFPAWSPYLNQN; encoded by the coding sequence ATGAAGTTATTGATTAAAGTATGGAGCTTTTTCATCTTATTGATGTTTACGATAAGCTCAATCGCAAGGGCAGAGGTGCGAATTGTGATTGATGAAGGGGTTGATAGTGCGAGACCTATTGCAGTCGTTCCTTTTAAATGGAATGGACCAGGGAATGCACCAGCAAATATTGCTGAAATTATTTCTGCGGATTTGCGTAATAGTGGAAAATTTAATCCATTAGCAGTAAGTCGTATGCCACAATTACCAACTTCTGCAGCGGAAGTAAACCCCGAAGCTTGGTCTGCTTTAGGTATTGATGCCATTGTTGTTGGGCAAATTAGCCCAGCAGGCGAGGGATTTAATATCGCTTATCAGCTTATTGATACTATTGGTGCAACAGGAACAGCAGGTGCAATATTGTCGCAAAATCAATATACCGTAAGTCAAAAATGGCTACGTTATGGCGCTCACACCATTAGTGATGATGTCTTTGAAAAATTAACGGGCATAAAAGGGGCATTTAGAACCCGCATTGCTTATATTGTACAAAAAAATTCAGGGGCACAGCCCTATGAATTAAGGGTGGCAGATTATGATGGTTTTAACCAATTTGTGGTTAATCGTAGCGCCCAACCATTAATGTCGCCAGCTTGGTCGCCAGATGGCAAACGTCTAGCTTATACCACCTTTGAAAATAAAAAATCGCAATTAGTGATACAAGATTTAAATTCAGGTAGTCGTAAAGTAGTGGCATCATTCCCTCGCCATAATGGATCGCCAGCTTTTTCGCCAGATGGCACACGTCTTGCTTTTGCTTCAAGCAAAGATGGCGTATTAAATCTTTATGTAATGGATCTTGCAAGTGGACAAATTAGTCAGCTGACAAGCGGAGCGGGTAACAACACAGAACCTAGCTGGTCGCCAGATAGCCAAACTATTGTGTTTACTTCAGATAGAAGCGGTTCACCACAAGTTTATCAGATGAGTGCAGCAGGTGGTAACGCCTCGTTATTAAGCTCGGGTGGTCGCAGTTTTAGTGGCAAAATTGCCGATGATGGGAAAACCCTAATTATGATTTCAGGTGATAATATTGTGAAAAAAGACCTTAATACTGGGGTAACTGAGGTATTAAGCTCTACTTTCCTTGATGAAAGCCCAAGTTTCTCACCAAATGGAATTATGGTTATTTATAGTTCTACCCAAGGTCTAGGCAAGGTGCTACAATTAGTGTCCGCCGATGGGCGTTTTAAAGCGCGGTTACCGGGTAATGATGGGCAAGTCAAATTCCCAGCTTGGTCGCCGTATCTCAATCAAAATTAA
- the pal gene encoding peptidoglycan-associated lipoprotein Pal → MKKFAKVLFVAPALLLAACSSSNDSDANANAAQTFGGYTVQDLQQRYNTVYFAFDKYDVNNEGALLLDAHAAYLSANPATKVLIEGYTDERGTPEYNIALGQRRADAVQSYLSAKGVGAQTSTISFGEEKPAVLGHDEAAYAKNRRAVLAY, encoded by the coding sequence ATGAAAAAATTTGCTAAAGTATTATTCGTTGCACCAGCACTTTTATTAGCAGCATGTAGTTCTTCTAACGACTCTGATGCTAATGCGAACGCTGCTCAAACATTTGGTGGTTATACTGTGCAAGACTTGCAACAACGTTATAACACTGTTTACTTCGCATTTGATAAATATGATGTAAACAATGAAGGTGCATTATTATTAGATGCTCACGCTGCTTATTTATCAGCTAACCCAGCGACTAAAGTGCTAATTGAGGGTTACACTGATGAGCGCGGTACACCTGAATACAATATCGCTTTAGGTCAACGTCGTGCAGATGCTGTACAATCTTACTTATCAGCGAAAGGTGTAGGTGCACAAACTTCAACAATTTCTTTTGGTGAAGAAAAACCAGCAGTATTAGGTCATGACGAAGCCGCTTATGCGAAAAACCGTCGTGCAGTGTTAGCATACTAA
- the miaB gene encoding tRNA (N6-isopentenyl adenosine(37)-C2)-methylthiotransferase MiaB, translating into MTQKLHIKTWGCQMNEYDSSKMADLLLNTHGLELTEEAEEADVLLLNTCSIREKAQEKVFHQLGRWKDLKKQNPNLVIGVGGCVASQEGAHIRERAPYVDIIFGPQTLHRLPEMINQIRGGQSSVVDVSFPEIEKFDRLPEPRAEGPTAFVSIMEGCNKYCSFCVVPYTRGEEVSRPVDDILFEIAQLAEQGVREVNLLGQNVNAYRGPTHDGEICTFAELLRLVASIDGIDRLRFTTSHPIEFTDDIIDVYRDTPELVSFLHLPVQSGSDRVLTMMKRNHTALEYKSIIRKLRKVRPEIQISSDFIVGFPGETQQDFEDTMNLIAQVNFDMSFSFIYSARPGTPAADMPDDVSEEEKKQRLYILQERINQQAAQFSRRMLGTEQRVLVEGPSKRDIMELTGRTETNRIVNFKGTPDMIGKFVDIKITDVWTNSLRGEVIRTEDEMGLRVLQSPQVVINRTRKEDELGVGQYRG; encoded by the coding sequence ATGACGCAAAAATTACATATTAAAACTTGGGGTTGCCAGATGAACGAATATGATTCATCAAAAATGGCAGATTTATTACTTAATACCCATGGTTTAGAATTAACAGAGGAAGCGGAAGAAGCGGACGTATTGCTGTTAAACACCTGCTCTATCCGCGAAAAAGCACAAGAAAAAGTGTTCCATCAATTAGGACGCTGGAAAGATCTGAAAAAACAAAATCCAAATTTAGTTATCGGTGTAGGGGGCTGTGTTGCCTCACAAGAGGGAGCACATATTCGTGAACGTGCCCCTTATGTTGATATTATTTTTGGTCCACAAACACTGCACCGCCTACCTGAAATGATCAACCAAATTCGGGGCGGGCAAAGTTCAGTGGTGGATGTCAGTTTCCCTGAAATTGAGAAATTTGACCGCTTGCCTGAACCTCGTGCAGAAGGTCCTACTGCTTTTGTATCCATTATGGAGGGTTGTAACAAATATTGTTCATTCTGTGTCGTGCCTTACACTCGTGGTGAAGAAGTGTCACGCCCTGTTGATGATATTTTATTTGAAATCGCACAGCTTGCGGAACAAGGGGTACGCGAAGTCAATTTATTAGGGCAAAATGTCAATGCGTATCGTGGCCCAACCCATGACGGCGAAATTTGTACCTTTGCGGAATTATTACGTTTAGTGGCAAGTATTGACGGCATCGATCGCCTACGTTTTACTACCTCACACCCTATTGAATTTACTGATGATATTATTGATGTTTATCGTGATACACCTGAGTTAGTGAGCTTTTTACATTTGCCGGTACAAAGTGGCTCTGACCGCGTATTGACTATGATGAAACGCAATCATACCGCATTAGAATATAAATCCATTATCCGCAAATTGCGCAAGGTGCGTCCTGAAATCCAAATCAGTTCTGATTTTATTGTAGGTTTCCCGGGCGAAACCCAACAGGATTTTGAAGATACCATGAATTTAATCGCGCAAGTCAATTTTGATATGAGCTTTAGCTTTATTTACTCCGCACGCCCCGGCACGCCAGCGGCTGATATGCCTGATGATGTGAGTGAAGAAGAGAAAAAACAACGCTTATATATCCTACAAGAACGGATTAACCAACAAGCAGCACAATTTAGTCGCCGTATGCTGGGAACCGAACAACGTGTCTTAGTGGAAGGGCCGTCTAAACGAGACATTATGGAACTTACTGGACGCACCGAAACAAACCGTATCGTGAATTTTAAAGGCACGCCTGATATGATCGGTAAATTTGTGGACATTAAAATTACCGATGTTTGGACAAATTCATTACGTGGCGAAGTGATACGCACCGAAGATGAAATGGGATTACGCGTATTGCAATCCCCTCAAGTTGTGATCAACCGTACACGCAAAGAAGATGAATTAGGGGTTGGGCAATATCGAGGATAA
- a CDS encoding FAD-dependent oxidoreductase, producing the protein MQQQVIVVGGGMVGAACALGLAQLGLQVRLIEQHLPQYQANSSYDIRISAISVASVALLKQLQAWQYIETQRICPYRHLQTWEVEGVATQFNAQDLELSELGFMVENNLIQYGLWQAFDSQVKTSIASIQKAEKCGQNWQFFLDNGEQYSAPLVIAADGANSQLRQIAGIGLTGWQYAQDCMLIIVDTELEQQDITWQQFFPSGPRAFLPLVGQQACLAWYDSPQRIHQLKSLSKAKLVEQIQQHFPARLGKVKVQDFASFSLTRRHAQQYFADGIVLVGDAAHTINPLAGQGVNLGFKDVKLLLALIKQALANEQPLTSEAIWQRYQRQRKRDNLLMQTGMDMFYKGFKQELLPLKLLRNTALLAVDKITPVKKQVLRYALGL; encoded by the coding sequence ATGCAACAACAAGTCATAGTAGTCGGTGGCGGTATGGTGGGAGCGGCTTGTGCTTTAGGTTTAGCACAGCTAGGTTTACAAGTGAGGTTGATTGAGCAACATTTGCCACAATATCAGGCAAATTCCTCCTATGATATTCGTATTTCAGCCATTAGTGTTGCGTCGGTAGCACTATTAAAACAATTACAGGCTTGGCAATATATTGAAACGCAACGCATTTGCCCTTATCGTCATTTGCAAACTTGGGAAGTTGAAGGGGTTGCTACCCAATTTAATGCACAGGATTTAGAGCTTAGTGAATTAGGTTTTATGGTAGAAAATAACCTCATTCAATATGGTTTATGGCAAGCCTTTGATTCGCAAGTAAAAACCAGCATTGCTTCTATTCAAAAGGCAGAAAAGTGCGGTCAGAATTGGCAATTTTTTTTAGATAATGGCGAACAATATTCTGCCCCCTTAGTTATCGCTGCTGATGGGGCAAATTCCCAATTACGCCAAATCGCCGGTATTGGTCTTACAGGTTGGCAATACGCACAAGATTGTATGCTGATTATTGTGGATACCGAACTTGAACAACAGGATATCACTTGGCAACAATTTTTTCCAAGCGGCCCAAGAGCGTTTTTGCCCCTTGTAGGACAACAGGCTTGTTTAGCGTGGTATGACAGCCCACAGCGTATTCATCAATTAAAATCCTTAAGCAAAGCTAAATTAGTAGAACAAATTCAACAGCATTTTCCAGCACGTTTAGGCAAGGTAAAAGTACAAGATTTTGCCAGTTTTTCCTTAACTCGCCGCCACGCTCAACAATACTTTGCTGATGGGATCGTTTTGGTGGGCGATGCGGCACACACCATTAATCCGTTGGCGGGACAAGGGGTAAACTTAGGCTTTAAAGACGTAAAATTATTATTAGCCTTAATAAAACAAGCCCTAGCCAATGAACAACCTTTAACCAGCGAAGCCATTTGGCAACGGTATCAACGGCAACGTAAAAGGGATAATTTATTGATGCAAACGGGTATGGATATGTTCTACAAAGGTTTTAAACAAGAATTACTTCCGCTCAAATTATTACGCAACACTGCCTTACTTGCCGTAGATAAAATAACTCCAGTTAAAAAACAAGTGTTGCGCTATGCTTTGGGGCTTTAA
- a CDS encoding surface lipoprotein assembly modifier, with product MKYAFQKIFLFCTALYTANSLAQEYAIKQQDPNEQFSTSVPKILDKPVYQNPSLEQKTPQNIELTEQQLAQQPELIKRGFIPALLENNVPAVKILYPLYREVAAPDPYLLDWGQAILDKEKGNYPQAIKLYRKLFAINPDILPLRYQLAQTLWLNNDNIAAKDQFEKLRAENISPQFNQLMDQYIDSLNKRDQWEVSFGLNYISESNINNAPKTPYIGQWKAWQKESAKGVGYHLNLNKKWSLPFQFFGKFESQVYGKYYWDNQKYNEFNLRLGLGLGYQNAQQQISLTPFVEKRWYAGGNQGSNSLKRYANNAGMRVYFSQWLSSNWQAISWLEYAEQRYQTRRHLNGNHYFWSNSLIYLPNSEQYWLIGADYQRENTRDKDNAFHRKSLRLGWGQEWKWGISSFASFNYARRKYKAVDFFNIQQKNNEYAVQISLWHRNIHFFGVTPRLTWQYQKYKSNHPLYQYDKNRLYLELSKKF from the coding sequence ATGAAGTACGCTTTTCAAAAAATTTTTCTATTTTGCACCGCACTTTATACAGCCAATTCTTTGGCTCAAGAGTATGCTATTAAACAACAAGATCCAAATGAACAATTTTCTACTTCGGTGCCTAAGATCCTTGATAAACCTGTTTATCAAAACCCTTCCCTTGAACAAAAAACACCACAAAACATTGAACTTACCGAACAACAACTTGCTCAACAGCCTGAATTAATCAAACGTGGTTTTATTCCAGCGTTATTAGAAAACAATGTGCCTGCGGTAAAAATTTTATATCCCTTATATCGTGAAGTTGCTGCCCCTGATCCTTATTTACTTGATTGGGGACAAGCTATACTTGATAAAGAAAAAGGAAATTATCCTCAAGCCATTAAACTATATCGTAAATTATTTGCCATTAACCCTGATATTCTTCCTTTACGTTATCAATTAGCCCAAACCTTATGGCTAAATAACGATAATATTGCCGCCAAAGATCAATTTGAAAAATTGCGTGCTGAAAATATTTCTCCACAATTTAACCAATTAATGGATCAATATATTGATAGCTTGAATAAACGTGATCAATGGGAAGTCAGCTTTGGGCTTAATTATATTAGTGAGTCTAATATTAATAATGCCCCAAAAACACCTTATATTGGACAATGGAAAGCATGGCAAAAAGAAAGTGCAAAGGGGGTGGGTTATCATTTGAACCTTAATAAAAAATGGTCATTGCCTTTTCAATTCTTTGGCAAGTTTGAAAGCCAAGTTTACGGTAAATATTATTGGGATAATCAAAAATATAATGAATTTAATCTCCGTTTAGGCTTAGGACTAGGTTATCAAAATGCGCAACAACAAATTAGTTTAACCCCATTTGTGGAAAAGCGCTGGTATGCAGGCGGTAATCAGGGTAGCAATAGTCTAAAGCGATACGCCAATAACGCAGGAATGCGAGTGTATTTTAGCCAATGGCTAAGCTCAAATTGGCAAGCTATAAGCTGGCTAGAATATGCCGAACAACGTTATCAAACTCGCCGTCATCTCAATGGCAATCATTATTTCTGGTCAAACAGTCTTATTTATTTACCTAATAGTGAGCAATATTGGTTGATAGGTGCTGATTATCAACGCGAAAATACTAGAGATAAAGATAACGCTTTTCATCGTAAATCTTTGCGACTTGGCTGGGGGCAAGAATGGAAATGGGGAATTTCTAGCTTTGCATCTTTTAATTATGCTAGACGAAAATATAAAGCCGTTGATTTTTTTAATATTCAACAAAAAAATAATGAATATGCGGTGCAAATTAGCCTTTGGCATCGTAATATTCATTTCTTTGGGGTAACGCCAAGGCTCACTTGGCAATACCAAAAATACAAGAGTAACCACCCACTTTATCAATATGATAAAAATCGGCTTTATCTTGAGCTAAGCAAAAAGTTTTAA